A DNA window from Romeriopsis navalis LEGE 11480 contains the following coding sequences:
- a CDS encoding GNAT family N-acetyltransferase: protein MNYIDVIQLEPLQIAAASEIAARAFDADPVFQYLTPDDREQRFQAVSWQTHRLMAYCTQYEHIYTTSDLQGIAAWLPPGEFSSDLRQQFKLVLQLQLYMLPLKVGWNRLGRWLNVLHKTEIAHQQDMGESPCWYLGLMVVNPAMQGQGIGSRLLQPILQRARDEDIPCYVVTFTEEAVRFYQKNGFEIARKQQFAPDAPSFWTLKRNP from the coding sequence ATGAATTACATTGATGTGATCCAGTTAGAACCGTTACAAATTGCGGCAGCCAGTGAAATCGCAGCGCGGGCATTTGACGCTGACCCAGTATTTCAATACCTCACGCCAGACGATCGGGAACAGCGATTTCAGGCTGTCAGTTGGCAGACGCATCGATTAATGGCTTACTGTACACAGTATGAACATATTTATACGACATCAGATTTGCAAGGAATTGCCGCCTGGCTCCCACCGGGAGAATTCTCTAGCGATTTACGCCAGCAATTCAAGCTGGTGTTGCAGCTTCAGTTGTATATGCTGCCGCTGAAAGTCGGTTGGAATCGATTAGGCCGATGGCTGAATGTCTTACACAAAACTGAAATTGCGCATCAACAGGATATGGGGGAATCCCCCTGTTGGTATTTGGGACTGATGGTGGTGAATCCAGCCATGCAAGGACAAGGGATCGGGAGTCGATTACTACAACCAATTCTACAACGGGCGAGGGATGAGGACATCCCCTGTTATGTCGTCACTTTTACCGAGGAGGCAGTACGTTTCTATCAGAAAAATGGGTTTGAAATCGCACGCAAACAGCAGTTTGCACCCGACGCGCCGTCATTCTGGACACTCAAGCGCAATCCGTGA
- a CDS encoding glycosyltransferase family 9 protein: MRILAFVPGGIADQLLFFPTLSALNAIYPGSKIDVVAESRSLAAYQVSQVVSEKIPFDLTARNSLSDWGNLLGIVRDREYEIVLAPRPTLSLSLLLWLSGIPTRISYADVPGANLFTTIVPTPVTGTYIAAANQQLLDTLPSSETLPEIKVNLPETALDWSDAERKRLDLSNGGYVVMYSMAAGYPTNSWETILQDFQKKQPDLPIVLLQDAQNAALVAALTDRIPALKTSQPMGLGQIIALLAGASLVLTVEGEVLQSAIAAQTFTLGLFGASDPATRMPTSDRCVGIKSSTNKLADIAPATVLERVWNGG; encoded by the coding sequence ATGAGAATTCTGGCTTTTGTTCCCGGTGGAATAGCGGACCAACTGCTATTTTTTCCCACTTTGTCGGCATTAAATGCAATCTACCCCGGCAGCAAAATTGATGTGGTGGCTGAATCGCGATCGTTAGCCGCCTACCAAGTCTCACAAGTGGTTTCAGAGAAAATCCCGTTTGATTTGACGGCGCGAAATAGTCTGTCTGATTGGGGCAATTTACTGGGCATCGTCCGCGATCGGGAATATGAGATTGTCTTGGCCCCCCGTCCGACATTGAGCTTGAGCTTGCTGCTTTGGCTATCGGGAATTCCGACAAGGATTAGCTATGCGGATGTCCCGGGCGCGAATTTGTTTACGACGATAGTGCCGACCCCAGTGACTGGGACCTATATTGCGGCGGCTAACCAGCAGTTGCTCGATACCTTGCCGTCGTCCGAGACGCTGCCTGAAATTAAGGTGAATTTGCCAGAAACCGCTTTAGATTGGTCGGATGCTGAGCGCAAGCGCCTGGATCTATCGAATGGTGGCTATGTGGTGATGTACAGCATGGCGGCGGGGTATCCGACGAACAGTTGGGAAACGATTTTGCAAGATTTTCAAAAAAAGCAGCCCGACTTGCCGATCGTGTTGCTACAAGACGCGCAAAATGCAGCACTTGTCGCTGCGCTCACGGACCGCATCCCCGCTTTGAAAACTTCACAGCCAATGGGCCTGGGCCAAATTATTGCGCTGCTGGCGGGTGCGAGTTTGGTGCTGACCGTTGAAGGGGAAGTGTTGCAGTCGGCGATCGCGGCCCAAACCTTTACACTTGGTTTATTTGGGGCATCTGACCCAGCGACAAGAATGCCGACGAGCGATCGCTGCGTCGGCATTAAATCGTCAACTAATAAACTTGCGGATATTGCCCCTGCGACCGTATTGGAGCGTGTCTGGAACGGTGGTTAG
- a CDS encoding TetR/AcrR family transcriptional regulator, giving the protein MDKKQGKKSPESKLGRQHWINAGLMVLGEGGVEAVRVEPLAKRMKMTKGSFYWHFKNRNDLLEAILAEWIEIDTNVIIEQVNQIDADPKTKLLYLLELAYADSDQMPGLSDGRIENAIRAWAKSDPKVAEQIAHIDEQRLNYTKSLFLKIGFSETEAMVRARLAYYALIGELTIGVVPNQADRLAEIHMQHAILTCNIDG; this is encoded by the coding sequence ATGGATAAAAAGCAAGGCAAAAAAAGTCCCGAGTCGAAGCTGGGGCGGCAACACTGGATTAATGCCGGGCTGATGGTGCTGGGAGAAGGTGGCGTAGAAGCCGTCCGAGTAGAGCCGTTAGCGAAGCGCATGAAGATGACCAAAGGTAGCTTCTACTGGCACTTTAAGAATCGGAATGATTTGTTGGAGGCAATCTTGGCCGAGTGGATCGAAATCGATACCAATGTGATTATTGAACAGGTGAATCAAATTGATGCTGATCCGAAAACGAAGTTACTGTATCTATTGGAACTAGCGTATGCTGATAGCGATCAGATGCCTGGCTTGTCCGATGGCAGAATTGAGAATGCCATTCGGGCTTGGGCAAAGAGTGATCCGAAGGTGGCTGAACAGATTGCTCACATTGATGAGCAAAGGCTGAATTACACTAAATCCTTATTTCTCAAGATTGGATTTTCTGAAACTGAAGCAATGGTGCGTGCTCGCTTGGCGTATTACGCTTTAATCGGTGAATTGACGATCGGCGTTGTCCCCAATCAAGCCGATCGTTTAGCCGAAATCCACATGCAACACGCGATTTTGACGTGCAATATCGATGGCTAA
- a CDS encoding four-carbon acid sugar kinase family protein, with translation MMQPLDRPKIIVLDDDPTGSQTVHSCLLLMQWDVSTLRLGLRDAAPIFFVLTNTRSCTASDAAAITREVCQNLRQALALEGIQDFLVVSRSDSTLRGHYPVETDVIAAELGGFDAHFLTPAFFEGGRITRDSVHYLQVNGVDTPVHETEFARDSVFGYQHSYLPDYVEEKTQGRIVAAEVERFVLADMRSGVVDRLMQLKHNQCCVVDGETQADLNQFAADSLTAAAQGKRFLFRSAASLLTALANLPPQPIAPEEMASYVRGAQPGAVIVGSHVKKTTEQLQFLLAAPGITGIEVDVAQLLVEDVAIVHSQLLESIWQQITQAHQAGQTVAIYTSRQELTFPDVATRLRFGETVSALLMDVIRHLPESIGFLISKGGITSNDTLSSGLALRSANLLGQVLPGVSMVRAPLEHPQFPHLPVVLFPGNVGDTAALATAYQRLSCHSFG, from the coding sequence ATGATGCAGCCGCTCGATCGTCCGAAAATTATTGTGTTGGATGATGATCCAACGGGATCCCAAACGGTGCATAGCTGTTTGCTGTTGATGCAGTGGGATGTGTCAACGTTACGCTTGGGTTTGCGGGATGCTGCCCCCATTTTTTTTGTGCTGACGAATACTCGATCGTGTACGGCCAGCGACGCAGCGGCCATTACTCGGGAAGTTTGCCAAAATTTACGGCAGGCGCTCGCGCTCGAAGGGATCCAAGACTTCTTGGTTGTGAGTCGATCGGATTCGACGTTGCGTGGGCACTACCCGGTCGAGACGGATGTGATTGCGGCGGAACTTGGCGGTTTTGATGCTCATTTCCTCACGCCGGCATTTTTTGAAGGTGGTCGGATCACCCGCGATAGTGTGCATTATCTCCAGGTGAATGGCGTGGATACGCCGGTGCATGAGACCGAATTTGCGCGGGATTCGGTGTTTGGGTATCAGCATAGTTATTTGCCCGATTATGTGGAGGAGAAGACCCAGGGGCGCATCGTGGCGGCTGAGGTTGAGCGGTTTGTGTTAGCGGATATGCGATCCGGCGTCGTCGATCGACTGATGCAACTCAAACATAATCAATGCTGTGTTGTGGATGGAGAAACCCAAGCGGACTTAAATCAATTTGCTGCTGATAGTTTGACTGCTGCGGCTCAGGGCAAGCGGTTCTTATTTCGCAGTGCAGCGAGTTTGCTGACGGCCTTAGCGAATTTGCCGCCCCAGCCGATCGCCCCGGAGGAAATGGCGAGTTATGTGCGTGGGGCTCAACCCGGCGCGGTGATCGTGGGTTCCCATGTGAAAAAGACGACGGAACAGTTGCAGTTTCTGTTAGCCGCACCCGGAATTACGGGGATCGAAGTGGATGTAGCGCAATTGTTGGTTGAGGACGTGGCGATCGTCCATAGTCAGTTGCTCGAATCAATCTGGCAGCAGATCACCCAAGCCCATCAAGCGGGTCAAACCGTGGCAATCTATACCAGTCGTCAGGAACTCACATTTCCGGATGTGGCGACGCGACTGCGCTTTGGGGAAACCGTTTCGGCTTTATTAATGGATGTAATTCGGCATTTGCCTGAGTCGATCGGCTTTTTGATCAGTAAAGGCGGAATCACCTCAAATGATACGTTGAGTTCTGGTCTGGCCTTGCGATCGGCGAATTTGTTGGGACAAGTTTTACCCGGCGTTTCAATGGTGAGAGCGCCCCTTGAACATCCGCAGTTTCCGCATCTGCCAGTGGTGCTGTTTCCCGGTAATGTGGGTGATACAGCGGCACTAGCGACGGCTTATCAACGGTTGAGCTGTCATTCGTTTGGCTAA
- a CDS encoding AraC family transcriptional regulator, with protein MDTLSLANVQWSPAVNSHFEVLRLKDLHKRELPDDHDPWQPHRLYFHALILFTHGQGTHGVDFIDYPVKAGTLIHICANQVHHFGHAPELDAFMVVFVPTALPTNLLGLSTSISSPISWSTIQHVWPSVTSLAPDQAQSLQQHIELLEKYKKNNSSPQPSAQYLLWSVIAFASQAAVESEKHYQRRVIEPRFLEFVELLEQSFESCRNVKWYAEQMNCSAKTLYRICIAAVGKSPKVIANERVAVEAQRRLLFGKTTVKEVGCSLGFEETTNFVKFFRRLVGQNPDEFRMGAKF; from the coding sequence ATGGACACACTGTCCCTAGCAAATGTGCAATGGTCGCCTGCGGTCAACAGTCACTTTGAAGTCCTGCGCTTGAAAGATTTACATAAACGAGAACTGCCGGATGATCATGATCCTTGGCAGCCACATCGCCTTTACTTCCATGCTTTAATTTTGTTTACCCATGGCCAGGGCACCCACGGCGTTGATTTTATTGATTATCCTGTCAAGGCGGGGACATTAATTCATATTTGTGCCAATCAAGTACATCATTTTGGCCATGCCCCAGAATTAGATGCCTTTATGGTCGTGTTTGTGCCCACTGCTTTGCCGACCAATTTGTTAGGATTGTCAACCAGTATCTCTAGCCCCATATCTTGGTCGACCATTCAGCATGTTTGGCCATCGGTTACGTCACTTGCTCCAGACCAGGCTCAAAGTCTTCAACAGCATATTGAACTCTTGGAAAAGTACAAAAAAAATAACTCTAGTCCGCAGCCTTCTGCGCAATATCTATTGTGGTCTGTGATTGCCTTTGCCTCGCAAGCGGCGGTGGAGTCTGAGAAGCATTATCAGCGTCGAGTCATAGAGCCAAGATTTCTAGAATTTGTTGAATTGCTGGAACAATCGTTCGAGTCTTGTCGCAATGTGAAATGGTATGCCGAACAAATGAATTGTTCAGCCAAAACACTTTATCGAATCTGTATAGCCGCAGTTGGCAAATCGCCGAAGGTGATTGCAAATGAGCGAGTGGCAGTTGAAGCCCAACGTCGCTTACTCTTTGGTAAAACAACTGTGAAAGAAGTCGGTTGTTCTTTAGGTTTTGAAGAGACCACTAATTTTGTCAAATTCTTTAGGCGGCTTGTTGGTCAGAATCCCGATGAATTTCGAATGGGCGCAAAATTTTAA
- a CDS encoding NAD(P)-dependent oxidoreductase, protein MERIGFIGLGLMGQPMAGNLLKAGYAVTVFNRSRPAMVALAAQGATVAGSPADLASQVDVVISCVSDSPDVEAIVLGESGIVETVRSGMLYIDMSTIAASVSRKIYDVLQAKGVSALDAPVSGGDIGAQNGTLAIMVGGDEPAFDRALPILEVMGQNIVHIGDAGAGQVTKACNQIVVAMTVQAVAEALTLAKKSGVDAAKVRAALLGGFAQSRVLDVHGAKMLDGNFAPGFKLDLFRKDMNLVQQTGREMGVPLMGSGGVVPLMDALVAQGKGDLDFLAVLGLYENLSDMSG, encoded by the coding sequence ATGGAGCGAATTGGATTTATTGGTTTGGGCCTGATGGGGCAGCCGATGGCAGGGAATTTGCTCAAGGCGGGTTATGCGGTGACGGTGTTCAATCGCAGCCGTCCGGCAATGGTTGCCCTAGCGGCCCAAGGTGCGACGGTTGCTGGATCTCCAGCGGATCTCGCGAGTCAAGTGGATGTGGTGATTTCTTGTGTGTCGGATTCGCCGGATGTGGAGGCGATCGTCCTGGGTGAATCGGGGATTGTCGAAACGGTGCGATCGGGCATGCTCTACATTGATATGTCGACGATCGCCGCTTCGGTGTCGCGCAAGATTTACGATGTGCTGCAAGCCAAGGGTGTGAGTGCGTTAGATGCGCCAGTGTCGGGTGGGGATATTGGCGCGCAGAATGGGACGTTGGCGATTATGGTCGGGGGGGATGAGCCTGCGTTCGATCGGGCATTGCCCATTCTGGAAGTGATGGGCCAGAACATTGTGCATATTGGCGATGCGGGTGCGGGGCAGGTGACGAAAGCCTGTAACCAGATTGTGGTGGCGATGACGGTTCAGGCGGTGGCGGAAGCGTTAACCTTGGCTAAAAAGTCGGGTGTGGATGCGGCGAAGGTGCGAGCGGCGTTGCTGGGGGGCTTTGCTCAAAGTCGGGTGTTGGATGTGCATGGTGCGAAAATGCTGGATGGCAATTTTGCGCCGGGGTTTAAGCTCGACCTATTTCGCAAGGATATGAATCTGGTGCAGCAGACGGGACGGGAGATGGGTGTGCCACTGATGGGCAGTGGTGGCGTGGTGCCGCTGATGGATGCGCTCGTTGCACAGGGGAAAGGAGATTTAGATTTTCTGGCGGTGCTGGGGCTGTATGAAAATTTGAGTGATATGTCGGGTTGA
- a CDS encoding nuclear transport factor 2 family protein — protein MNRKLENATNLYMEGIRDGNVRDAVTKYTGRRYTQHSTGVRNGIEGFLEFFEPFLERCPVRDIRIVRSIVDGQYVFVQAFQDINNGAAKWVTTDLFDTDQDDKIIEHWDVIAAFESDPGSEHDQIDGPTEIQDLGSTIENKEIIRAFMCDVMVLSQRDKWDTYVDRAALVLHCASDVGAFDEYVGAYNQVFKIIGQGNFVVAYSRIFRKGQEMARFDLFRLSNGRIEELWVNQELVPPQHEWVNGGKF, from the coding sequence ATGAACCGAAAGCTAGAAAATGCAACCAATCTCTATATGGAAGGCATTCGTGACGGCAATGTCCGCGATGCCGTCACGAAATACACTGGGAGACGCTACACCCAGCACAGCACAGGGGTGAGAAATGGGATTGAAGGGTTTCTAGAATTCTTTGAACCGTTCCTTGAGCGCTGTCCCGTTAGGGATATTCGTATTGTGCGATCGATTGTTGACGGGCAATATGTGTTTGTCCAGGCTTTCCAAGACATTAATAATGGTGCGGCAAAGTGGGTCACGACTGATCTGTTTGACACCGATCAAGATGACAAAATAATTGAACATTGGGATGTCATCGCCGCATTTGAGTCTGACCCTGGATCTGAGCATGATCAAATTGACGGTCCGACGGAGATTCAGGACCTCGGATCGACGATCGAGAACAAAGAGATTATTCGTGCTTTCATGTGCGATGTGATGGTTCTCAGCCAACGTGATAAATGGGATACTTACGTCGATCGTGCTGCGTTGGTTCTGCATTGCGCATCCGATGTTGGAGCATTTGATGAATATGTGGGTGCTTATAACCAGGTGTTCAAAATTATTGGTCAGGGAAACTTTGTCGTTGCCTATAGCCGAATCTTCCGAAAAGGCCAAGAAATGGCGCGGTTTGACCTTTTTCGGTTGAGCAACGGACGGATTGAAGAGCTGTGGGTGAATCAAGAATTAGTGCCACCGCAGCATGAGTGGGTAAATGGCGGCAAGTTTTAG
- a CDS encoding NAD(P)H-binding protein, protein MARIAITAASGQLGREIVKATSLVIGQANVIGLARTPAKAAHLDVAVRQGNYNNRDVLEASLQGIDTVLLVSGIDAPDQRIGQHRNVIEAAKAAGVTKIVYTSVQGAAEGTTFSPVIQSNRQTEQDIRDSGLQWSIGRNGIYIEPDVEYIKTYKQAGEIANCAGAGKCGYTTRPELAYAYSRMLTENQHNDHIYNLHGEAITQSELAEYLNVAFGTQLTYRDMTVEDYRSERVAALGEFMGTVITGIYAGIRAGAANNPSDFFAAAGRAHQSWQDYFIGLKQAL, encoded by the coding sequence ATGGCAAGAATTGCCATCACAGCAGCCAGTGGTCAACTAGGCCGCGAAATTGTTAAAGCAACTAGCTTGGTTATTGGCCAAGCGAACGTGATTGGATTAGCACGGACACCGGCTAAAGCGGCCCATCTTGATGTGGCGGTACGGCAGGGGAATTATAACAATCGAGACGTGTTAGAAGCCTCGCTGCAGGGAATCGACACGGTACTGCTGGTATCTGGGATTGATGCTCCAGATCAACGCATTGGTCAACATCGCAATGTGATCGAAGCAGCTAAAGCAGCAGGCGTTACTAAAATTGTTTATACCAGCGTTCAGGGTGCGGCTGAAGGCACAACATTTAGCCCGGTGATTCAAAGCAATCGCCAAACCGAACAAGATATTCGCGATAGTGGTTTGCAATGGTCCATTGGTCGCAATGGCATTTATATTGAGCCGGATGTGGAATACATCAAGACCTACAAACAAGCGGGTGAGATTGCGAACTGTGCTGGAGCGGGTAAGTGCGGTTATACCACCCGTCCAGAGTTAGCCTATGCCTACAGTCGAATGTTGACTGAAAATCAGCACAATGATCATATCTACAACCTGCATGGTGAAGCCATCACTCAATCTGAACTAGCTGAGTATTTGAACGTAGCCTTCGGTACTCAACTGACTTACCGTGACATGACGGTAGAGGACTATCGCAGTGAACGTGTGGCTGCATTAGGTGAGTTTATGGGGACTGTAATTACAGGAATTTATGCCGGTATTCGAGCGGGAGCAGCGAATAATCCCAGTGATTTTTTCGCCGCTGCCGGTAGAGCACATCAAAGTTGGCAAGATTATTTTATTGGCTTGAAGCAAGCACTTTAG
- a CDS encoding ester cyclase, producing the protein MNSSPINQQLSQQNKAIALRFAKAGWGTQANWQQVWDEMMAPDVVQHFNDFPDAVVGLDANKAFNQDLFTGFPQLKNTIENVVAEDDVVIYRSTLEGKQSGPFLGIPATNKTVKVNDFTMLKIKDGKINEWWYTTNLLSVMQQLGLAPDA; encoded by the coding sequence ATGAATTCATCACCCATCAATCAGCAATTAAGTCAGCAAAATAAGGCGATCGCCCTGCGGTTTGCAAAGGCCGGGTGGGGCACACAAGCCAATTGGCAGCAAGTTTGGGATGAAATGATGGCTCCCGATGTGGTGCAGCATTTCAATGATTTTCCAGATGCAGTTGTGGGTTTAGACGCAAATAAGGCGTTCAATCAAGATCTGTTTACTGGATTTCCCCAACTCAAGAACACGATCGAAAATGTTGTCGCCGAGGATGACGTAGTGATTTATCGATCGACCCTAGAAGGAAAACAGTCTGGGCCATTTTTAGGGATACCGGCAACGAACAAAACGGTGAAGGTCAATGATTTCACAATGCTCAAAATCAAAGACGGCAAGATTAATGAATGGTGGTACACAACTAACTTACTGTCTGTGATGCAGCAATTGGGACTTGCCCCTGACGCTTAA
- a CDS encoding class I SAM-dependent methyltransferase gives MQLNPTIPTLAPWRNAPSIDTLRSIYDASAHQWQDNLARLGQLHDYQLLFNSQALRTCLSHLDQTSQILDCGVGTGAFSLALLDSIDQPAHISGVDISDPMLAQAQQLLEHRCATLDLRRGDIRRLPFADASFDVVIFAHVLEYMADPVATLREMIRVLKPGAPLIGSVTRKGLGQVLMSLRWQNRGYTSHQLDAFLQAVGLEAVKSFDYGTGWSKWMCLATIGVKPS, from the coding sequence ATGCAATTAAATCCAACAATCCCCACATTAGCCCCCTGGAGAAACGCTCCCAGCATCGATACCCTTCGCTCAATCTACGATGCGTCGGCCCATCAATGGCAGGACAATTTAGCCCGCCTAGGTCAGCTCCACGATTATCAACTGCTGTTCAACAGTCAGGCCCTGCGGACCTGCTTAAGTCATCTTGACCAGACGTCGCAAATTCTCGACTGTGGGGTCGGCACAGGAGCCTTCAGCCTGGCACTTTTAGACAGTATCGATCAGCCAGCCCATATCTCCGGCGTCGATATTTCCGACCCGATGTTGGCCCAGGCGCAACAGCTTCTGGAACATCGCTGCGCGACGCTCGATTTAAGACGGGGAGATATCAGGCGCTTACCCTTTGCCGATGCGTCTTTCGACGTGGTTATATTTGCCCATGTTTTGGAGTACATGGCCGACCCCGTAGCAACGTTGCGTGAAATGATCCGAGTTCTAAAACCGGGTGCACCTTTGATCGGCTCAGTAACTCGCAAAGGACTGGGGCAAGTCCTCATGTCCTTACGTTGGCAAAATCGAGGATACACCTCCCACCAACTGGACGCTTTCCTGCAAGCCGTCGGACTTGAAGCCGTAAAGTCATTTGACTATGGCACTGGATGGTCAAAATGGATGTGCCTCGCCACGATCGGTGTTAAACCAAGCTAA
- a CDS encoding pentapeptide repeat-containing protein, producing the protein MLQQLRGQFFQINTVLAIGMVAALSNALPGQAAEPADVQRLLQTRECAGCDLSDADLSQAHLIGADLREANLQGANLTGSNLEGADLTGANLTGTILTKTYLTNASLNRSNLAKADLRQAIAFHTDTRGANLQQINIAGAEIYGSGISVGGPLPEGELPASAIYEPNGIEIPVPQN; encoded by the coding sequence ATGCTTCAACAATTACGGGGTCAGTTTTTTCAGATTAATACAGTGCTAGCAATCGGCATGGTCGCGGCATTAAGCAATGCTCTGCCGGGCCAAGCGGCTGAACCCGCCGATGTGCAGCGGTTACTGCAAACGCGAGAATGTGCTGGCTGTGATTTGTCCGATGCCGATTTGAGTCAAGCGCACTTGATTGGTGCCGATTTGCGCGAAGCCAATCTCCAAGGTGCAAATTTGACAGGCAGCAATCTCGAAGGTGCCGATCTGACGGGCGCCAATTTGACGGGCACCATCTTAACCAAGACTTACCTGACCAATGCGTCACTCAATCGATCGAATCTAGCTAAAGCCGACTTGCGCCAAGCGATCGCCTTCCATACGGACACACGCGGCGCCAATCTTCAGCAAATCAATATTGCCGGGGCCGAAATTTACGGCAGTGGCATCAGTGTCGGCGGCCCATTACCAGAAGGGGAGCTACCCGCATCGGCAATTTATGAGCCAAATGGCATTGAAATTCCCGTTCCCCAGAACTAA
- a CDS encoding endonuclease/exonuclease/phosphatase family protein has product MRIVNWNVERPAISSPKNAMRIQHLLNLQPDIVVLTETSKSVDLSPNFSGRFCSPSPRKPREGEAVAAIWVRNDRFKVIQPIQTADPREAVCVELESKGQHYIVYGSIIPYHGAKGADGKSTRWQEHKHTIRWHRSDWQKLRSQYPEHHLIAAGDYNQHRDGVGKYGTIEVRRLLTDALHICNLNCVTEQDFVATTGLSRRNLDHICLTDKLAGAVTDVLAWEGTINGTRLSDHNGITVELDDTAIAG; this is encoded by the coding sequence ATGAGAATCGTGAACTGGAATGTTGAACGTCCTGCGATATCCAGTCCCAAAAACGCGATGCGTATCCAACACCTGCTGAACCTTCAGCCTGATATCGTCGTTCTCACCGAGACCAGCAAGTCTGTTGACCTTAGCCCTAATTTTTCGGGCCGCTTTTGTTCACCATCACCGCGCAAGCCTCGTGAGGGTGAGGCAGTCGCCGCGATTTGGGTGAGAAACGATCGTTTCAAGGTTATTCAACCAATTCAAACTGCCGACCCACGAGAGGCAGTTTGTGTCGAACTTGAATCGAAGGGACAACATTACATTGTTTATGGTTCAATCATTCCCTACCACGGAGCCAAAGGGGCCGATGGTAAATCGACCCGATGGCAAGAGCACAAGCATACAATCAGATGGCACCGTTCTGATTGGCAAAAATTGCGATCTCAATACCCAGAACACCACCTTATTGCAGCTGGAGATTACAATCAACATCGAGATGGAGTCGGCAAATATGGAACAATCGAGGTTCGGCGCTTGCTAACAGACGCACTACACATCTGCAATCTGAATTGCGTAACTGAACAGGATTTCGTCGCCACGACGGGCTTGTCTCGTCGAAATCTTGATCACATCTGTCTGACTGATAAATTAGCTGGTGCCGTTACCGATGTTCTCGCATGGGAGGGTACGATTAATGGAACCAGATTGAGCGACCACAATGGAATCACGGTTGAGCTCGATGATACTGCGATTGCGGGCTAA
- a CDS encoding siderophore-interacting protein has protein sequence MRQVTVQTIEQITPRVRRIVFGGETLAGFSAPRPGAHIKLLFGTNPNEPPDPKQLRSQMRTYTPRKFNPETNELTVEFVLHGSGLASTWAAQAQVGESVTIAGAGGGMDIPDTLKMMVMLVDESAIPAAGAVLEALPASCKPIIICEVEDAREQRSLSSSIEATPTWLFRKDKTASPGLLLEKSLPDVLTCVQDFDDLFWWIACEANAMRRMRSQLLNQHGVSKDRLVSRGYWKLETSNHPDHDYGES, from the coding sequence ATGCGGCAGGTTACTGTCCAAACGATTGAGCAAATCACCCCTCGGGTGCGACGGATCGTTTTTGGCGGTGAAACCCTGGCCGGTTTTAGCGCTCCCCGTCCAGGCGCACATATCAAGCTGTTGTTTGGCACGAATCCGAATGAACCGCCTGACCCCAAGCAACTTCGCTCGCAAATGCGGACCTATACACCCCGGAAATTCAATCCCGAAACCAACGAACTGACAGTGGAATTTGTGCTCCATGGGAGCGGCCTAGCATCAACTTGGGCGGCCCAGGCTCAAGTGGGGGAGAGCGTAACCATAGCGGGAGCAGGGGGTGGGATGGATATTCCCGATACCCTCAAAATGATGGTGATGTTGGTGGATGAATCGGCCATACCTGCGGCAGGTGCAGTATTAGAAGCACTGCCAGCCAGCTGCAAGCCAATTATCATTTGTGAAGTCGAAGATGCTCGCGAACAGCGATCGCTTAGCTCCAGTATTGAAGCAACCCCAACCTGGCTGTTCCGCAAGGATAAAACAGCAAGTCCAGGTCTACTCTTAGAAAAAAGTCTACCCGATGTCCTAACTTGTGTGCAGGACTTTGATGATCTCTTTTGGTGGATCGCTTGTGAAGCAAACGCGATGCGCCGAATGCGTTCACAACTCCTAAATCAGCATGGAGTCAGCAAAGATCGACTTGTTTCACGAGGGTATTGGAAATTAGAAACAAGCAATCACCCAGACCATGACTACGGTGAATCTTAA